From a single Paraburkholderia edwinii genomic region:
- a CDS encoding LysR family transcriptional regulator: MHERIDEQITFRRLEVLLAFMEGGSLAKAAEMLDTSTVSVHRALHALEEGVRCKLFLHQGRQLIPTDAARTLAATAREVLSTLSSGIRTTREVAGYASSVLRLGSLYSLTLETVPAMIGELKAREMGLEVDLTLGSNTELLDRLSNGTLDAALLAVSELGAEFQTIELFEDEIFFAAPTGSKYAQHKTIDLQACSHEPFVSLHEGFATYHGFQRAFHLAGTTPTVAMTVGDVFSLTSLVSGGVGYTLLPGRIRGFLKDRVHFIPLDSRFQMKQQIGLTFLSIRERDPALLKLGVICRAMAKRFGIRT; this comes from the coding sequence ATGCACGAGCGAATCGACGAGCAAATCACCTTCCGCCGGCTTGAAGTTCTACTGGCCTTCATGGAAGGCGGCAGCCTGGCAAAAGCCGCGGAAATGCTCGACACCAGCACCGTCAGTGTTCACCGCGCATTGCATGCTCTGGAAGAAGGCGTGCGCTGCAAACTGTTCCTGCATCAAGGCAGACAACTGATTCCAACCGACGCCGCGAGAACGTTAGCCGCAACCGCGCGTGAGGTTTTATCGACCCTCTCCTCCGGAATTCGCACGACACGCGAGGTTGCCGGCTATGCCTCGTCCGTGCTCCGCTTAGGCTCGCTGTACTCGCTGACGCTCGAAACCGTTCCGGCGATGATCGGCGAACTGAAGGCGCGCGAGATGGGCCTCGAGGTCGACCTCACACTCGGCTCCAACACGGAACTACTCGATCGCTTGTCCAACGGCACGCTGGACGCCGCGCTGCTGGCCGTCTCCGAACTCGGCGCAGAGTTCCAGACCATTGAGCTGTTCGAGGACGAAATCTTCTTCGCCGCGCCCACCGGCTCGAAGTACGCGCAGCACAAGACGATCGATCTGCAAGCCTGTTCGCACGAACCGTTTGTCTCGCTGCATGAAGGCTTCGCGACGTATCACGGCTTCCAGCGCGCGTTTCATCTGGCCGGCACGACGCCGACCGTCGCCATGACGGTCGGCGACGTATTTTCATTGACCAGTCTGGTGAGCGGCGGCGTCGGATACACGCTTTTGCCGGGGCGGATTCGAGGGTTTCTGAAAGACCGTGTTCATTTCATCCCGCTCGATTCCCGTTTCCAGATGAAGCAGCAGATCGGCCTGACCTTCCTGAGCATTCGCGAACGAGACCCGGCTTTACTGAAGCTTGGCGTGATTTGCCGGGCCATGGCGAAGCGGTTCGGCATTCGTACGTGA
- a CDS encoding LysR family transcriptional regulator, whose amino-acid sequence MDLRRLRYFVVLAETLHFGRAASSLNIAQPPLSQQIRVLEQELGARLFERSNRRVELTPAGKALLPEARALLAQAERTSTVAVRAQRGEIGELRVGLTGSAMFTVVIPRLILTYRQRFPGVRLRIDELTTQEQLDALLEQRLDIAIVRSVSAPDLPPTLRATRLLEDSLVVALPAQHRLAGAAKPLPIGALADEAFVMYPRDSGTGVYDQIIMLCRQAGFAPTIAQEAHAMATIVGLVAAGLGVAVVPDSLRSIGANGVVYRPIKEKGARSAMWLVLQTRQPSPQAAAFAAVSKTA is encoded by the coding sequence ATGGATCTGCGACGTCTTCGCTACTTTGTCGTGCTGGCCGAAACCCTGCATTTCGGCCGCGCCGCGTCGTCCCTGAACATCGCGCAGCCGCCGCTCAGCCAGCAAATCCGAGTTCTCGAGCAGGAACTGGGCGCGCGGCTGTTCGAGCGCAGCAACCGCCGCGTGGAACTGACGCCGGCCGGCAAGGCGCTGCTGCCCGAGGCACGGGCGCTACTCGCACAAGCGGAACGGACGTCGACGGTGGCGGTCCGGGCGCAGCGCGGCGAAATCGGCGAGCTGCGTGTCGGATTGACGGGGTCGGCCATGTTCACCGTCGTGATTCCGCGTTTGATCCTGACGTACCGCCAGCGTTTTCCCGGCGTGCGTCTGCGCATCGATGAACTGACCACCCAGGAACAACTGGACGCGCTGCTCGAACAACGGCTAGACATAGCCATCGTGCGCAGCGTGTCAGCGCCCGACCTGCCCCCTACGCTGCGCGCGACGCGTCTGCTCGAAGATTCGCTGGTGGTGGCATTGCCTGCCCAGCATCGGCTTGCCGGCGCCGCCAAGCCGCTGCCCATCGGCGCGCTGGCGGATGAGGCATTCGTCATGTACCCGCGCGATAGTGGGACCGGCGTGTACGACCAGATCATCATGCTGTGCCGGCAGGCAGGCTTCGCCCCGACCATCGCGCAGGAAGCGCATGCCATGGCAACCATCGTCGGACTGGTTGCGGCAGGGCTCGGTGTCGCGGTCGTGCCGGACTCGCTACGCAGCATCGGCGCGAACGGCGTGGTGTACAGGCCGATCAAGGAAAAGGGCGCGCGATCCGCGATGTGGCTGGTATTGCAGACCCGTCAGCCTTCTCCACAGGCCGCCGCCTTTGCAGCGGTGTCAAAGACGGCATGA
- a CDS encoding MFS transporter, producing the protein MAGQDADTLEQEIAPVIDTAEAAETAPLASHAAIAAPRKIEFGTPEFVRTNCALFAAGFATFALLYCVQPLMPLFSESFHVSAAGASLALSLTTGLLAVSLLVAGGLSEAWGRKPMMVGALVLSAGLGVLSAVLPQWSAFLVMRALMGVALSGLPAVAMAYVGEEMHPRSLGIAMGLYVGGTGLGGMSGRLLTGVVTDMWGWRAAVMTMAVLAVLCALIMWRYLPASRHFVRRPLHLGLLGKTYALQLRDRTLPWLFAEGFLLAGGFVAVYNYIGYRLVAPPFSLSQTKIGLIFAVYLCGIVSSAWIGSLSGWLGRRTLLPITLGLMLLGTLLTRADSMPVIVLGIAVLTVGFFGSHSVASASVSARAQTGKAQASSLYLFAYYAGSCVVGSLGGVFWNLGGWSGMTWMTGSLLLVAILVSLWLRATGRSA; encoded by the coding sequence ATGGCAGGACAAGACGCCGACACATTGGAACAGGAAATCGCGCCCGTTATAGATACCGCGGAGGCGGCGGAGACGGCGCCGCTCGCATCGCATGCGGCGATCGCGGCACCCCGGAAGATCGAATTCGGCACGCCCGAATTCGTCCGCACCAACTGTGCGCTGTTCGCGGCCGGCTTTGCGACGTTCGCGCTGCTTTACTGCGTGCAGCCGCTGATGCCGCTCTTTTCCGAGAGCTTCCATGTGAGCGCGGCGGGCGCGAGTCTCGCGCTGTCGTTGACGACCGGCCTGCTTGCCGTTTCGTTGCTCGTGGCTGGCGGCCTTTCCGAAGCGTGGGGCCGCAAACCGATGATGGTCGGCGCATTGGTCCTGTCCGCCGGGCTGGGCGTGCTCAGTGCGGTACTGCCCCAATGGTCGGCGTTTCTCGTTATGCGCGCGCTGATGGGGGTAGCGCTGAGCGGACTGCCGGCGGTCGCCATGGCCTATGTCGGCGAAGAGATGCATCCGCGCTCGCTCGGCATCGCGATGGGGCTGTATGTCGGCGGCACCGGTTTGGGCGGCATGTCCGGCCGTCTGCTGACGGGTGTGGTGACGGATATGTGGGGCTGGCGCGCGGCCGTGATGACGATGGCCGTTCTCGCGGTGCTGTGCGCGCTGATTATGTGGCGCTATCTGCCGGCGTCGCGGCATTTCGTTCGTCGTCCGTTGCATCTTGGTCTGCTAGGGAAGACGTACGCGCTGCAGTTGCGGGATCGCACGCTGCCGTGGCTATTTGCAGAGGGCTTTTTGCTGGCGGGCGGGTTCGTGGCCGTCTACAACTACATCGGTTACCGGCTCGTCGCGCCGCCGTTCTCGCTTAGCCAGACCAAAATCGGTTTGATTTTCGCTGTCTATCTGTGCGGGATCGTCAGCTCGGCATGGATCGGCAGCCTGTCCGGATGGCTTGGACGTCGAACGCTATTGCCTATAACGCTCGGGCTCATGCTGCTCGGCACCTTGCTCACGCGTGCGGATTCAATGCCCGTGATCGTGCTCGGCATCGCGGTGTTGACGGTGGGCTTCTTCGGCTCGCATTCCGTTGCGAGCGCATCGGTTAGCGCTCGCGCGCAGACCGGTAAGGCGCAAGCTTCATCGCTGTATCTTTTTGCGTACTACGCCGGGTCGTGCGTGGTGGGGTCGCTGGGCGGCGTGTTCTGGAACCTCGGCGGCTGGTCCGGCATGACGTGGATGACCGGTTCGCTGCTGCTGGTCGCGATTCTCGTCTCGCTCTGGCTGCGCGCAACGGGCAGAAGCGCGTAG
- a CDS encoding PqiC family protein, translating to MKRFLLPVVAMLLWTFVCACANAPHGSNYSLNAERLRQDTDPGMPLAIVIDYVSIPKLVDRPQFVLRVGQSQVRVDNAARWRAPLKKQIATVIAADLGQLCRDTVVSTSSQSTDRPTIRLAINVQTFDSVPGSGAVLVVSWSILTPNSSRALNGKSVVVQQVDRDGYDALVDAHSRALAAVSEDIATTIASGIRKGAGGANI from the coding sequence GTGAAGCGCTTTTTGCTGCCCGTAGTCGCGATGCTGCTGTGGACGTTCGTATGCGCATGTGCAAATGCGCCGCACGGAAGCAACTACAGTCTGAATGCCGAGCGCCTGCGTCAGGATACGGACCCTGGCATGCCGCTCGCCATCGTTATCGACTATGTATCCATCCCCAAACTGGTTGACCGGCCGCAGTTTGTGCTTCGTGTCGGCCAGTCGCAGGTGCGGGTCGACAATGCTGCCCGCTGGCGTGCACCTTTGAAAAAACAGATCGCAACTGTAATTGCGGCAGATCTCGGGCAACTATGCCGCGATACCGTTGTTTCGACCTCTTCGCAGTCGACTGACCGGCCGACCATTCGTTTAGCGATCAACGTGCAAACGTTCGACTCCGTGCCTGGGTCAGGTGCGGTACTTGTCGTGTCCTGGTCGATACTCACACCGAATTCGAGTCGGGCGCTCAACGGAAAATCCGTCGTTGTTCAACAGGTCGATCGCGACGGTTACGATGCACTGGTGGATGCGCATAGCCGCGCACTGGCGGCCGTTAGTGAAGACATCGCGACGACGATCGCGTCGGGGATCAGGAAGGGAGCGGGTGGAGCGAATATCTGA
- a CDS encoding AraC family transcriptional regulator — protein MTALARNEATGNYIAPHSHPRGQLLYATSGLMRAATDTGIWLLPPQRGLWIPAGVVHDQRMLSPTTIRTLYIEPATAERLGNTCRTIEVSALLKELILALLAEPIEYSLSEKNQHLVALILIELETARTLNLEIPWPQDRRLLTICEAVLNAPDTPMSLDYWSEKVGGSSRTLIRLFIKETGQTFRHWVQQVRLAEALNRLENGESVANVANGLGYASPSAFAAMFRKTMGQSPTDYLVNRV, from the coding sequence ATGACCGCCCTGGCGCGCAACGAGGCGACGGGCAACTATATTGCGCCTCACAGCCATCCGCGCGGTCAGCTGCTCTATGCGACGTCGGGCTTGATGCGAGCCGCGACCGACACCGGTATCTGGCTTCTGCCTCCGCAACGAGGGTTGTGGATTCCCGCCGGTGTCGTTCACGACCAGCGCATGCTGAGCCCGACAACGATCAGAACGCTCTATATCGAGCCGGCAACAGCCGAACGCCTCGGGAATACCTGTCGAACCATCGAAGTCAGCGCGCTGCTGAAAGAACTGATACTCGCGCTACTCGCCGAGCCAATCGAATATTCGCTAAGTGAAAAGAATCAACATCTGGTCGCGTTAATCCTGATCGAGCTCGAAACGGCGCGTACCCTCAACCTCGAAATTCCATGGCCCCAGGACCGCCGGCTTTTGACGATATGCGAAGCCGTGCTCAATGCACCCGATACCCCGATGAGTCTCGATTACTGGTCCGAGAAAGTGGGCGGTAGTTCAAGGACATTGATACGCCTGTTTATCAAGGAAACCGGCCAGACGTTCCGCCATTGGGTCCAACAGGTTCGCCTTGCCGAAGCGTTGAACCGGCTGGAGAACGGGGAGTCTGTCGCTAACGTGGCGAACGGCCTCGGGTATGCGAGCCCTAGCGCATTCGCCGCCATGTTTCGTAAAACGATGGGGCAATCGCCAACGGACTATCTCGTGAATCGCGTGTAA
- a CDS encoding FAD-binding oxidoreductase, which translates to MTINTAYAASGFTVSTIAQLRDALRGQLVLPDDSQYESARRVWNGAIDKRPALIVYCLDADDVVAALRFAQSTHTAFAVRSGGHNVAGLSVCDNGLVIDLSLMKQIDVDAEQRIARAEAGLNIGEFDRATLAHGLATTMGVNSDTGIAGLTLGGGFGKLGRKHGLTCDNLIAVELVTAQGQKLFVSEREHADLFWALRGGGGNFGIVTAFHFRLHPLPEALLVGTVLYPHEQAADALRFYERFAREAPDEVSADAALVTFPTGQRFLNITACYAGAPEAGRPILAPLMEFGSLVDWRLEPTPYLQIQSAADSLFPRGRRYYWKAQFLAKIGDGAIDAMLDTYAASPSSATLLVLQHVGGAIARVPSARTAYANRNANFDCFPIAIWDDAAQDAAHIQWARSVWQAVRPYSTGGVYANNLGDEGEDRVKEAYGANYARLASVKRQYDPENVFRGNQNIVPLAEPA; encoded by the coding sequence ATGACAATCAACACTGCGTATGCCGCAAGCGGCTTCACCGTGTCCACGATCGCACAATTGCGCGATGCGCTGCGCGGCCAGCTTGTTCTGCCCGACGATTCGCAATACGAATCGGCACGGCGGGTCTGGAACGGCGCGATCGACAAGCGGCCAGCGTTGATCGTCTATTGCCTCGACGCCGACGATGTCGTTGCCGCGCTGCGCTTCGCCCAATCGACACATACGGCATTCGCGGTACGAAGCGGTGGTCACAACGTGGCCGGACTTTCGGTCTGCGACAATGGTCTCGTCATCGATCTCTCGTTGATGAAGCAGATCGATGTCGATGCCGAACAGCGCATCGCGCGCGCCGAAGCGGGTCTCAACATCGGCGAGTTCGATCGCGCGACACTCGCGCATGGCCTTGCAACCACGATGGGCGTCAATAGCGACACGGGCATCGCCGGTCTGACGTTGGGCGGCGGCTTCGGCAAGCTCGGCCGCAAGCATGGCTTGACCTGCGATAACCTCATCGCAGTCGAACTCGTCACTGCGCAAGGGCAAAAACTTTTTGTCAGCGAGCGCGAGCACGCCGACCTGTTCTGGGCCCTCCGCGGTGGCGGCGGCAACTTCGGTATCGTCACCGCGTTTCATTTCCGGCTTCACCCTCTTCCTGAGGCGTTGCTAGTCGGAACGGTGTTGTATCCGCACGAGCAAGCGGCGGACGCGTTACGTTTTTATGAACGCTTTGCGCGCGAAGCACCCGACGAAGTCAGCGCCGATGCCGCGCTGGTGACGTTCCCGACCGGGCAACGATTTCTCAACATAACGGCTTGTTATGCCGGCGCGCCGGAAGCAGGCCGGCCGATACTCGCGCCGTTAATGGAGTTCGGCTCTCTTGTGGATTGGCGGCTCGAGCCCACACCCTACCTGCAGATTCAATCCGCTGCCGACAGCCTGTTTCCACGAGGCCGCAGGTACTACTGGAAGGCACAGTTCCTCGCCAAGATCGGAGACGGCGCGATTGACGCGATGCTCGATACCTATGCCGCCTCGCCTTCGTCAGCGACGCTGCTCGTCTTGCAGCATGTGGGCGGCGCGATCGCACGCGTGCCCAGTGCGCGGACCGCCTACGCGAATCGCAACGCGAATTTCGATTGCTTTCCGATCGCAATCTGGGACGATGCCGCGCAGGATGCCGCTCACATTCAATGGGCAAGGAGCGTGTGGCAAGCCGTCAGACCGTATTCGACTGGTGGCGTCTACGCGAACAACCTCGGCGACGAAGGCGAAGACCGCGTGAAGGAAGCGTACGGCGCCAACTATGCGCGTTTGGCGTCGGTTAAACGGCAATACGATCCCGAGAATGTGTTTCGCGGGAACCAGAACATCGTCCCGCTCGCCGAACCGGCTTAG
- a CDS encoding bile acid:sodium symporter family protein, giving the protein MMLRKLMPDKFTLALVCTVVFATLLPCRGSAATAFNWLTDAAIAVLFFLHGAKLSREAIVAGATNWKLHAAVFCSTFVLFPLLGVALHPVLGAFVQPWLYLGVLFLCTLPSTVQSSIAFTSMAKGNVPAAVCSASASSLIGIFLTPALVSLIVSNHASGGVSSFSTVGDIVLQLFVPFVAGQLLRPVIGRWIDARKELLRIVDQGSIVLIVYVAFSEAVNEGIWHQLSVSSLLGIVIVNVILLALALVVTTYASKWLGFSDEDRVTIIFCGSKKSMASGIAMAKVLFGTHAGLIVLPVMLFHQIQLMTCSVLAQRWGSRTNAEPLRHGPANHAKLQ; this is encoded by the coding sequence ATGATGCTCCGCAAGCTGATGCCCGACAAATTCACATTGGCTCTGGTCTGTACCGTTGTGTTCGCAACGCTGCTGCCGTGTCGAGGCTCCGCGGCCACGGCTTTCAACTGGCTCACCGACGCCGCGATCGCCGTGCTGTTCTTTTTGCACGGCGCGAAGCTTTCGCGGGAGGCGATCGTTGCCGGCGCGACAAACTGGAAGCTTCATGCCGCGGTGTTCTGCAGCACCTTTGTGCTTTTTCCGCTGCTTGGCGTCGCGCTGCACCCGGTGCTCGGCGCGTTTGTTCAGCCCTGGCTGTACCTCGGCGTGCTGTTTCTGTGCACCTTGCCGTCCACGGTGCAATCGTCGATTGCGTTCACGTCGATGGCGAAGGGTAATGTTCCGGCGGCAGTTTGCAGCGCCTCCGCATCGAGCCTGATCGGCATCTTCCTGACGCCGGCGCTCGTTAGCCTGATTGTAAGCAACCATGCCAGCGGAGGCGTGTCGTCGTTTAGCACGGTGGGCGATATCGTTCTGCAGCTTTTCGTGCCGTTTGTCGCGGGCCAGTTGCTGCGCCCCGTTATCGGTCGCTGGATTGATGCGCGTAAGGAATTACTGCGTATTGTCGACCAGGGCTCGATTGTTCTGATCGTCTATGTCGCGTTCAGTGAAGCAGTGAACGAGGGTATCTGGCATCAACTTTCCGTGAGCTCGCTGCTTGGCATCGTCATCGTCAATGTGATCCTGCTTGCTCTCGCACTTGTCGTGACGACCTATGCGAGCAAGTGGCTGGGCTTTTCGGATGAAGACCGGGTGACGATCATTTTCTGCGGTTCGAAGAAAAGCATGGCATCGGGTATCGCGATGGCGAAGGTCCTGTTTGGCACCCATGCCGGGCTGATCGTGCTTCCCGTCATGCTGTTTCACCAGATCCAGTTGATGACCTGTTCGGTGCTGGCGCAACGCTGGGGTTCACGTACGAATGCCGAACCGCTTCGCCATGGCCCGGCAAATCACGCCAAGCTTCAGTAA
- a CDS encoding CynX/NimT family MFS transporter, with amino-acid sequence MIDASRRRLRVVTSATNLVIHRRFLARLRKLISDSAAQPFKGVCPMSADIQTHRFSVEYRMVSVFCVLILSFALRPGIVSIGPVLLHIRHDFGLTYSEASLLTSIPDVCMGLFVLCVPGISRRLGTDRTVLLSLLLLGIAMLLRAVTYSTNLFLFWTMLVGIGIAIAGALIGGWIKQHFPHESSFFMGIYAGGLSVGATLAAGTTSYISNAFGSWRFGVGFWFILALSAIASWLYLTRRFNAALGNTHRQDSKTAIALPWFNTRAWLLAIFFGLSQFIAYACLAWVAPWNSETHASNIPSGLVLSLFTLLLAAGSFAAGAVAGKSSDRRPWLALGMILTVAGFAGLAFSPTSFPSAFIVMIAFGQGVCFALGMTLPLDCTTTASEAHAWTMFVLCVGYMIAALGPLSFGFLRDWTGGFFGPFRMLLAVSSIMTAMIPLLKRPAPA; translated from the coding sequence GTGATCGATGCTTCTCGACGACGGTTGCGTGTTGTCACTTCGGCGACGAATCTTGTCATTCACCGTCGTTTCCTCGCGCGCTTGCGCAAACTAATATCAGACTCCGCTGCACAACCCTTTAAAGGTGTTTGTCCAATGAGCGCTGATATTCAAACCCATAGATTTTCGGTTGAATACCGAATGGTCTCGGTATTTTGCGTACTGATTCTTTCATTCGCATTGCGGCCCGGTATTGTATCGATCGGGCCGGTGCTTCTGCATATCAGACATGATTTCGGACTGACTTATTCCGAAGCGTCGCTATTGACCTCGATTCCCGACGTCTGCATGGGCCTGTTCGTTTTGTGTGTGCCAGGGATTAGCCGGCGCTTGGGCACGGATCGAACGGTGTTGCTTTCGTTGCTGCTGTTGGGCATTGCGATGCTGCTGCGCGCAGTAACGTACTCGACGAACCTCTTTCTGTTCTGGACCATGCTGGTCGGGATCGGCATCGCCATCGCGGGCGCCTTGATCGGCGGCTGGATCAAGCAGCACTTTCCGCACGAATCGTCTTTTTTTATGGGCATTTATGCGGGCGGGCTCAGTGTCGGGGCGACGTTGGCAGCAGGAACGACAAGTTATATCTCCAATGCGTTCGGAAGCTGGAGATTTGGCGTGGGCTTCTGGTTCATCCTCGCTCTTAGCGCGATTGCAAGCTGGTTGTACCTCACGCGCCGGTTTAACGCGGCGCTTGGCAATACCCATCGTCAGGACAGCAAGACAGCGATCGCACTGCCGTGGTTCAACACGCGCGCGTGGCTTCTTGCGATCTTTTTCGGGTTGAGCCAGTTTATCGCTTACGCGTGTCTTGCCTGGGTTGCGCCCTGGAACAGCGAGACACACGCGAGCAATATACCGAGCGGTCTCGTGCTTAGCCTCTTCACGTTGCTTCTCGCCGCGGGCAGTTTTGCGGCCGGGGCGGTCGCCGGCAAATCATCCGACAGGCGTCCATGGTTGGCGCTGGGCATGATCCTCACTGTGGCAGGGTTCGCGGGACTCGCGTTTTCCCCGACCTCGTTCCCGAGCGCTTTTATCGTGATGATCGCGTTTGGACAGGGGGTCTGCTTCGCATTGGGAATGACGCTGCCTCTGGATTGCACGACAACGGCGAGCGAGGCGCATGCGTGGACGATGTTCGTTCTATGCGTGGGCTACATGATCGCGGCATTGGGTCCTTTGAGCTTTGGATTCCTGCGCGACTGGACAGGCGGATTCTTTGGTCCGTTCCGGATGTTGCTCGCCGTCAGTTCGATCATGACGGCAATGATCCCGCTGCTTAAACGTCCGGCGCCCGCGTAA
- a CDS encoding LysR substrate-binding domain-containing protein produces MRKLPPLRSLQTFEAVARHRSFVAAAAELNVTSTALSHQIRALEEACGKRLLLRRPRPIRLTTEGQLLYPALRSGFEAFDKAISMVVQMSGEVPLRVTCPNAFASRWLVPHLPQWYDAHADVPLQIIGTDAVLDLDAGEADVAIRYARTAPKGVVSEEIGRDAFYPVANPALLVSAVSATRQPLTADDVLRFPLIHYEWTNGDPEAPSWSQWFTAAGVASAGTAPVSIRHELIFREELHAIDAALVGLGVALCSDIVLEQPLLDGKLVKVVPFALPGFGFHVVHGARHPRADAVRTFTQWLLSHFRSRHVSSLPDLSLPSL; encoded by the coding sequence ATGCGAAAGTTGCCTCCGCTGCGTTCGTTGCAGACGTTCGAGGCGGTCGCGCGGCATCGCAGCTTCGTGGCCGCCGCGGCCGAACTCAACGTGACGTCGACGGCGCTCAGCCACCAGATCCGCGCGCTGGAGGAAGCCTGCGGCAAGCGGCTATTGCTGCGGCGTCCACGGCCGATCCGGCTCACGACCGAGGGTCAGCTTCTGTATCCGGCGCTGCGTAGCGGGTTCGAAGCATTCGATAAAGCGATCTCGATGGTGGTCCAGATGAGCGGCGAGGTACCGCTACGCGTTACGTGTCCCAATGCATTTGCGAGCCGCTGGCTCGTGCCGCATTTGCCGCAGTGGTACGACGCGCACGCGGACGTTCCATTGCAGATCATCGGAACCGATGCCGTTCTCGACCTCGACGCAGGCGAAGCAGACGTAGCGATTCGCTATGCGCGTACCGCGCCGAAAGGGGTGGTTTCAGAAGAGATCGGACGCGACGCGTTCTATCCTGTCGCGAATCCGGCGCTGCTCGTCAGCGCAGTCAGTGCGACGAGACAACCGCTCACCGCAGACGATGTGTTGCGATTCCCGCTTATTCACTACGAGTGGACAAACGGCGATCCGGAAGCGCCTTCGTGGTCGCAGTGGTTCACTGCCGCGGGCGTCGCGTCCGCGGGAACCGCGCCAGTTTCCATCAGGCATGAACTGATCTTTCGGGAAGAGCTTCATGCAATCGATGCCGCGCTGGTGGGTCTGGGCGTCGCGCTATGCAGCGACATCGTGCTTGAGCAACCCTTACTGGACGGAAAGCTGGTGAAAGTGGTTCCGTTCGCGTTGCCGGGCTTCGGGTTCCATGTGGTGCATGGCGCTCGCCATCCGCGCGCCGACGCGGTGCGGACCTTCACGCAATGGCTGCTCTCCCACTTCCGTTCCCGACACGTTTCGAGCCTGCCGGATCTCAGTCTGCCTTCCCTGTAG
- a CDS encoding alkene reductase — translation MPTLFDPLKMGDLSLKNRIIMAPLTRARSNKVRVPNTLMVQYYAERASAGMILSEATSVTPQGVCYADTPGIWSDEQVEGWKRVTDAVHKAGGLIVLQLWHVGRVSDPVFLHGDLPVAPSAIAPLGNVSLLRPRRIFVRPRALLISEIPGVVAAYRNGAENAKKAGFDGVQVHGANGYLLDQFLQDSSNKRTDAYGGPIENRARLMLEVVDACIDVWGANRVGMHLSPRGDSNSMGDSNPAATFGYVARELGKRKIAFISAREALGDDRIGPQLKEAFGGAYIANEKFTKETAQQLLDAGEADAVAWGKLFIANPDLSRRFELNAPLNEPNPSTFYAEGTTGYTDYPSLDAA, via the coding sequence ATGCCGACACTATTCGATCCCCTCAAGATGGGCGACCTCTCGCTGAAAAATCGCATCATCATGGCGCCGCTTACGCGGGCCCGCTCAAACAAGGTCCGCGTGCCGAACACACTGATGGTGCAGTACTACGCGGAGCGCGCATCCGCCGGGATGATTCTCTCTGAAGCAACGTCGGTCACGCCGCAAGGCGTGTGCTATGCGGACACGCCGGGTATCTGGTCCGACGAGCAGGTGGAAGGCTGGAAGCGCGTGACCGATGCCGTGCACAAAGCTGGCGGCCTGATCGTTTTGCAGCTATGGCACGTGGGCCGCGTATCGGATCCGGTCTTCCTGCATGGCGACCTGCCCGTTGCCCCTAGCGCGATTGCGCCGCTAGGCAATGTGAGTCTGTTGCGTCCGCGAAGAATCTTCGTCAGGCCGCGTGCGCTTCTTATCTCGGAGATTCCGGGCGTTGTCGCTGCGTATCGTAACGGCGCGGAAAACGCGAAGAAGGCCGGCTTCGACGGCGTGCAGGTGCACGGTGCAAACGGCTATCTGCTCGACCAGTTCCTGCAGGACAGCTCGAACAAACGCACCGACGCGTACGGCGGCCCGATCGAAAATCGCGCGCGGCTCATGCTCGAAGTGGTCGACGCATGCATCGATGTATGGGGTGCGAATCGCGTCGGCATGCATCTCTCGCCACGCGGCGACTCGAATTCGATGGGCGACTCAAACCCGGCTGCGACCTTTGGCTATGTCGCACGCGAACTCGGCAAACGCAAGATCGCGTTTATCTCGGCACGCGAAGCGCTCGGCGACGACCGCATCGGACCGCAACTTAAAGAAGCATTCGGCGGCGCGTATATTGCGAACGAGAAGTTCACGAAGGAAACCGCGCAACAGTTGCTTGACGCCGGTGAGGCCGACGCGGTCGCGTGGGGCAAGCTCTTCATCGCGAATCCGGATCTGTCGCGCCGCTTCGAACTGAACGCACCGCTTAATGAGCCGAACCCGTCGACGTTCTATGCGGAAGGCACGACAGGCTATACGGACTATCCTTCGCTCGATGCCGCTTGA